Proteins from a genomic interval of Cognatishimia sp. WU-CL00825:
- a CDS encoding IclR family transcriptional regulator: protein MAEDVSKESGIPTNLRLLLVLEAMAKAGVPVTPTEVNHNLGLPKPTIHRLFTTLETEGFIQREIDGRGYSPGLRLRIMSTGIISSLRIRTARVAILSNLADEIGETCNIALPDRDAMIYLDRVETKWPLRIQLPVGSRVPFYCTASGKMYLSSLDNRHLKSYATSVQMEQRTPQTINSASALIEEIRAVRDQGYSVDRCEFMEGMTAIAVPIFEANGRLVSTLSVHAPEQRFPLDQAIQHVDMLKTAAAKLSTLLKEE, encoded by the coding sequence ATGGCTGAGGACGTAAGCAAAGAAAGCGGAATTCCAACAAATCTGCGTTTGCTTCTCGTGCTCGAAGCGATGGCAAAGGCCGGGGTGCCGGTGACACCAACAGAGGTTAACCACAATCTCGGCCTGCCCAAACCAACCATCCATCGGTTGTTTACAACTTTGGAAACCGAAGGATTTATCCAACGCGAAATCGATGGTCGTGGCTATTCGCCCGGCTTGCGATTGCGAATAATGTCCACGGGTATCATTTCCTCACTGCGAATTCGAACCGCACGCGTTGCGATCCTTTCTAATTTGGCAGACGAAATCGGCGAGACCTGCAATATCGCCCTGCCGGACCGCGATGCGATGATCTATCTGGATCGGGTCGAAACCAAATGGCCTCTGCGCATTCAACTTCCGGTGGGCAGCCGGGTTCCGTTTTATTGCACAGCTTCAGGCAAAATGTATCTCAGCTCTTTGGACAACCGGCATCTCAAAAGCTATGCCACCTCTGTTCAAATGGAACAGCGCACCCCGCAAACCATCAATTCCGCCAGCGCGTTGATCGAAGAAATTCGCGCCGTACGGGATCAGGGCTATTCGGTGGATCGTTGCGAATTCATGGAAGGTATGACTGCAATCGCCGTGCCCATCTTCGAAGCCAATGGTCGTTTGGTCTCTACGCTTTCCGTGCACGCACCCGAACAACGTTTTCCGCTTGATCAGGCAATCCAACACGTGGATATGCTCAAAACCGCAGCGGCAAAACTCTCCACCCTTTTAAAAGAAGAATAA
- a CDS encoding TRAP transporter substrate-binding protein, producing the protein MKVSDKLSGISRRDLFKLAGRYGMSSTLLAAGAFTGAVTMPSLARAVESTYDKRYKKEAKHVLKFGASGFNARNLLIERAGCLEFARDLESRTDGEIRVEFIGDNQICGQLSCVEKTQLGIVDIYAASTQNSAGGAPYLNVLDYAYVFPGRASQYHFLYSPESNKILREPLEKRHGLKFLFSHCELRGLQMGSNFQDKPTVTKLEELFGTKNRVTGTQLGRIAMQLLNLNPVPVAWEETLDGLKTGLIDGAETWASAVAYANMSPVVSQSVDLKFFCGTEHTSMSAKVFDSLDGHLQDAVMESSYLAQVHVQAANEAALVKTVGQSDPQLPNTIFAQHGVRNAFLGDDQIKMAEEMCSPEFQPAAWEQWRERINKWAGGLDTYSELHRVAREVDANMLPENVEPRRWWKA; encoded by the coding sequence ATGAAAGTTTCTGACAAGCTCAGCGGGATTTCACGTCGCGATCTTTTTAAGCTCGCGGGCCGCTACGGAATGTCGTCTACGCTGCTTGCTGCTGGTGCCTTTACAGGCGCTGTCACCATGCCTTCGCTCGCAAGAGCGGTCGAATCGACCTACGACAAACGCTATAAAAAAGAAGCTAAGCATGTGTTAAAATTCGGGGCGTCCGGATTTAATGCGCGTAACCTTCTGATTGAGCGCGCAGGCTGCCTCGAATTTGCACGTGACCTCGAATCACGTACAGATGGCGAAATTCGCGTTGAATTTATCGGTGACAACCAAATCTGCGGTCAGCTTTCCTGCGTAGAGAAAACACAATTGGGTATTGTCGACATTTACGCGGCATCAACCCAAAACTCTGCGGGTGGTGCACCCTATTTGAACGTTCTGGATTACGCCTATGTATTCCCAGGTCGCGCATCTCAGTACCACTTCCTTTACAGCCCAGAATCAAACAAGATCCTGCGCGAGCCACTCGAAAAGCGTCACGGTCTGAAGTTCCTCTTCAGCCATTGTGAATTGCGTGGCCTGCAAATGGGTTCAAACTTCCAAGACAAACCAACTGTCACAAAGCTGGAAGAACTGTTTGGCACGAAAAACCGTGTAACAGGAACGCAGCTGGGTCGTATTGCGATGCAGCTTCTGAACCTGAACCCGGTTCCAGTGGCTTGGGAAGAAACACTCGACGGTCTGAAAACAGGTCTGATCGATGGTGCAGAAACATGGGCGTCTGCGGTTGCATACGCAAACATGTCACCTGTTGTGTCCCAGTCTGTTGATCTGAAATTCTTCTGCGGTACCGAGCACACCTCGATGTCTGCAAAAGTATTCGACAGCCTTGACGGTCACCTGCAAGACGCGGTTATGGAATCTTCCTACCTCGCACAGGTTCACGTCCAAGCAGCCAACGAAGCAGCTTTGGTTAAAACTGTTGGTCAGTCTGACCCACAGCTTCCAAACACAATCTTCGCTCAGCATGGCGTGCGTAACGCATTCTTGGGTGATGATCAGATCAAAATGGCCGAAGAAATGTGTTCACCAGAGTTCCAGCCAGCGGCTTGGGAACAGTGGCGCGAGCGCATCAACAAATGGGCCGGCGGCCTGGATACCTATTCCGAACTGCATCGCGTAGCCCGCGAAGTAGACGCGAATATGCTGCCAGAAAACGTCGAACCACGTCGTTGGTGGAAAGCCTAA
- a CDS encoding TRAP transporter large permease subunit, with product MADPLIALLLLTMLIGLLAAGVWVAVALSLIGLTALVFFTNAPAGLIIATTFWGHSHSWALTALPLFILMGEILLRSRLSDDMFSGLVPWLGRAPGRLLHVNVFGCAIFAAVSGSSAATAATIGRMSVPELTKRGYPESLIIGTLAGSATLGLLIPPSIILIVYGVATEQSIARLFVAGVLPGFMLIALFAGYVAVRAWMNPNLIPPIDQSFSLREKLKASRNLVPVALLIGGVIGSIYGGLASPTDAAALGVVLATLLAWLSGSFSWALFAQAVMSATRTSCMIALILLGAAFLSVAMGFTGLPRNLASWIADMNLSATTLLFVLTIFFVVLGCFLDGISVIVLTTSIIMPMVATVGIDPLWFGIYLVIVVEMSQITPPVGFNLFVIQGLTNINILRIAKAAFPFFLLLLLGVVLITVFPQIVTKLPNMMGR from the coding sequence ATGGCTGATCCTTTAATTGCGCTGCTTCTGCTTACAATGTTGATCGGTTTGCTGGCCGCAGGCGTCTGGGTGGCGGTGGCTCTCAGCCTGATTGGCTTGACTGCCTTGGTGTTTTTTACAAATGCCCCTGCCGGACTGATCATCGCCACCACCTTCTGGGGCCATTCACACAGTTGGGCTTTAACCGCACTGCCTCTGTTCATTCTGATGGGCGAGATTCTCCTCCGGTCGCGCCTAAGTGATGATATGTTCAGCGGCCTGGTGCCATGGCTGGGTCGCGCGCCAGGACGTTTGCTGCACGTCAATGTCTTTGGCTGCGCGATCTTTGCCGCTGTGTCGGGATCGTCTGCTGCGACAGCAGCCACCATTGGCCGCATGTCCGTGCCCGAACTCACCAAACGTGGTTACCCGGAAAGCCTAATCATCGGGACGCTGGCGGGGTCCGCCACATTGGGGCTGCTGATCCCACCTTCGATCATTCTGATCGTTTACGGCGTCGCAACCGAGCAATCCATCGCCCGGCTGTTTGTGGCCGGAGTCTTGCCGGGCTTTATGCTGATTGCTTTGTTTGCCGGGTACGTTGCTGTGCGGGCCTGGATGAACCCAAACCTTATTCCCCCAATCGATCAAAGCTTTTCTCTGCGTGAAAAGCTAAAGGCATCCCGCAACCTTGTGCCTGTTGCCTTGCTGATAGGTGGGGTGATCGGGTCGATCTATGGCGGGCTGGCTTCGCCAACCGACGCAGCCGCGCTGGGCGTCGTTCTGGCCACTTTGCTGGCCTGGCTGTCTGGGTCATTCAGTTGGGCGTTGTTTGCCCAGGCCGTTATGTCGGCCACACGCACCTCTTGCATGATTGCGCTGATCCTTTTGGGGGCAGCCTTCCTCTCGGTCGCCATGGGCTTCACGGGGCTGCCGCGAAATCTGGCCTCTTGGATTGCCGACATGAACCTGTCGGCCACAACCTTGCTCTTTGTGCTGACAATCTTTTTTGTTGTCCTTGGTTGCTTTTTGGATGGCATCTCCGTGATTGTACTCACCACGTCAATCATCATGCCGATGGTTGCCACTGTTGGCATCGATCCACTGTGGTTTGGAATCTATCTGGTGATCGTTGTCGAAATGAGCCAGATCACCCCACCGGTCGGTTTCAATCTGTTTGTGATTCAGGGGCTGACAAACATCAATATCCTAAGAATCGCCAAAGCGGCTTTTCCTTTTTTCCTATTGTTGCTGCTCGGTGTGGTTCTGATCACGGTCTTTCCGCAAATTGTCACCAAGTTGCCGAATATGATGGGACGCTAA
- a CDS encoding choline dehydrogenase: protein MSPKNVDYIVVGAGSAGCVVANRLSKDPSVNVVLLEAGGRDLNPWIHIPVGYFKTIHNPSVDWCYETEPDPGLNGRSIEWPRGKVLGGSSSLNGLLYVRGQAADYDRWQQMGNQGWSYDDVLPLFKRAENNERGADDYHGSDGPLSVSNMRIQRPITDAWVAAAQAAGYPFNPDYNGATQEGVGFFQLTSKNGRRCSSAVAYLNPVKGRKNLEIITHALVQKVELDGTRATGVTYLDKSGRSHTINASKEIILSGGAINSPQLLMLSGIGEAEQLKDAGVEVKKDLPGVGKNMQDHLQARLVYKCNEPTLNDEVRTLYRQAFIALKYAMYRAGPMTMAASLACGFMKTRPELETPDIQFHVQPLSAENPGKGADPFSAFTMSVCQLRPESKGEIRIVSDNPKTYPKIIPNYLSTETDCRTVVEGVNIARRIARHAPLTSKISLEYRPDASLDMDDYDATLDWARNNTASIYHPTGTCKMGNDSAAVVDARLRVHGISGLRVADCSIMPEIVSGNTNAPAIMIGEKCSDLILEDHAAG from the coding sequence ATGAGTCCTAAGAATGTCGATTACATTGTTGTAGGCGCGGGTTCGGCGGGATGTGTTGTCGCCAACCGTCTCAGCAAAGACCCTTCGGTAAATGTCGTTCTGTTGGAGGCAGGTGGCAGAGACCTGAATCCGTGGATCCACATTCCGGTTGGATATTTCAAAACCATACACAACCCATCCGTGGATTGGTGTTACGAAACAGAGCCTGATCCCGGCTTGAATGGCCGCTCGATTGAATGGCCCCGCGGCAAGGTTCTGGGCGGCTCTTCGTCGCTGAACGGTTTGCTTTATGTGCGCGGTCAAGCGGCGGACTATGACCGTTGGCAGCAAATGGGCAACCAGGGCTGGAGTTATGACGATGTTTTGCCGCTGTTCAAACGGGCGGAAAACAACGAGCGCGGCGCGGATGACTATCACGGATCAGACGGCCCACTTTCAGTGTCAAATATGCGCATTCAGCGCCCAATCACCGACGCTTGGGTCGCCGCAGCACAGGCCGCAGGTTATCCGTTTAATCCAGATTACAACGGGGCCACTCAAGAAGGCGTTGGGTTTTTCCAGCTGACGTCCAAAAATGGCCGCCGTTGCAGCTCTGCTGTGGCTTACCTGAACCCGGTCAAAGGTCGCAAAAACCTAGAGATCATCACCCATGCATTGGTGCAAAAGGTCGAGTTGGATGGCACGCGCGCCACCGGTGTGACCTATTTGGATAAGTCCGGGCGCAGCCACACGATCAATGCCAGCAAAGAAATCATTTTGTCCGGCGGCGCGATCAATTCACCGCAGTTGTTGATGCTTTCGGGCATTGGCGAGGCTGAGCAGCTGAAAGACGCTGGTGTTGAAGTGAAAAAAGATCTGCCGGGCGTTGGCAAAAATATGCAGGATCACCTGCAAGCGCGCTTGGTCTATAAGTGCAACGAACCGACGTTGAACGATGAAGTGCGCACGCTGTATCGTCAGGCGTTTATTGCCTTGAAATATGCAATGTATCGCGCAGGCCCCATGACCATGGCCGCCTCTTTGGCCTGTGGCTTTATGAAAACCCGCCCCGAGCTTGAGACTCCCGATATTCAATTCCACGTGCAGCCGCTGTCTGCGGAAAACCCCGGCAAAGGTGCAGATCCGTTTTCGGCCTTTACCATGTCGGTCTGTCAGCTGCGGCCGGAGAGCAAGGGCGAAATTCGAATTGTGTCTGATAATCCAAAGACCTATCCGAAAATCATACCCAACTATTTGTCGACTGAAACAGATTGCCGCACCGTTGTGGAAGGTGTGAATATCGCGCGCAGGATCGCGCGTCATGCGCCGCTGACGTCGAAAATTTCGTTGGAATATCGTCCGGATGCTTCGTTGGATATGGACGATTATGATGCGACGTTGGATTGGGCCCGGAACAATACCGCGTCGATCTATCACCCCACCGGCACCTGTAAAATGGGCAATGACTCTGCGGCTGTTGTTGATGCGCGTCTGCGGGTTCATGGCATCTCTGGATTGCGGGTCGCTGACTGCTCGATCATGCCGGAAATTGTCAGCGGCAACACCAATGCGCCTGCCATCATGATCGGCGAAAAATGCAGCGATTTGATCCTTGAGGATCACGCCGCGGGCTAG
- a CDS encoding TRAP transporter small permease produces the protein MARILTKLYDVAGAIAGILILCICLLISAQIILNGVGRISPGLLPSTIPSYADFSGFMLAGATFLAMAHTLRAGGHIRVNLVTQRLPLALQTLLEGLTLTIAALLTAYATYYMGALVAESWHFGDVSNGIVPIALWIPQSVAFVGLALLTLSVLHTLVDLVQAGKPVLATPDEV, from the coding sequence ATGGCACGAATATTGACCAAACTTTACGATGTGGCGGGGGCCATCGCCGGGATCTTGATCCTGTGCATCTGCCTGTTGATCTCAGCGCAAATCATTTTGAACGGTGTTGGGCGCATAAGCCCAGGGTTGCTGCCGTCAACCATCCCGTCCTATGCAGACTTTTCTGGCTTTATGCTGGCCGGGGCCACCTTTCTTGCCATGGCACACACGTTGCGGGCAGGGGGCCACATTCGCGTCAATCTGGTGACCCAGCGTTTGCCCTTAGCGCTGCAAACGCTGCTCGAAGGTCTGACCCTGACCATCGCCGCGCTTTTGACAGCCTATGCCACCTACTACATGGGCGCGCTTGTCGCAGAAAGCTGGCATTTTGGCGACGTCTCCAATGGGATCGTGCCGATTGCGCTCTGGATTCCCCAATCGGTGGCCTTTGTTGGGCTGGCCCTGCTGACGCTGTCAGTCCTGCACACTCTGGTTGATCTCGTGCAGGCAGGCAAACCTGTCCTTGCAACCCCGGACGAGGTGTAA
- a CDS encoding winged helix DNA-binding protein has translation MNDETNPKRRIVSSRHLAEGEGWEASEVEYGMIIAFNAFSRWMTRCMSAAGNTDLTPIEILVLHNTNHRGRDKRLTDICFLLNIEDTHVVNYALRKLMKMELLRSEKRGKEVFYRTSDRGAALCEAYRDVRERCFLDGLSRLDMTGEEMREMAANLRTLSGQYDQASRAATSL, from the coding sequence ATGAACGACGAAACCAACCCCAAACGCCGCATTGTCTCGTCCCGGCACCTTGCTGAGGGTGAAGGCTGGGAAGCCTCGGAAGTCGAATATGGCATGATCATAGCGTTCAATGCGTTTTCACGCTGGATGACGCGCTGCATGTCAGCCGCGGGCAATACAGATTTGACACCCATTGAAATTTTGGTGCTGCACAACACCAATCACCGGGGGCGGGACAAGCGTCTGACCGATATTTGTTTCCTGCTGAATATCGAGGACACGCATGTGGTGAATTATGCCCTGCGAAAACTTATGAAAATGGAACTTCTGCGCTCTGAAAAACGTGGAAAAGAAGTGTTTTACCGCACTTCAGACAGGGGTGCCGCCCTGTGTGAAGCCTATCGGGATGTGCGCGAGCGTTGTTTTCTGGACGGATTGTCGCGGTTGGATATGACCGGGGAAGAGATGCGCGAGATGGCGGCCAATCTGCGCACCCTTTCCGGGCAATATGATCAGGCCAGCCGCGCGGCCACCTCGCTTTAG
- a CDS encoding TRAP transporter small permease subunit, whose translation MTTLFSEMFAIIGAILSNDAWEMSSAMESNGIWLLGAFITILGGGFFLLIYHYVPWVERNFESTIMVTTYLLIGTIIFVEVFRRFVLNVQAPWSTTLPPFMFLIMTWAGCAYNVKLRTHLAFAEFRSNMPRPLQFACLTLDFVLWMGFAWVVIVTSTIVATNSASNFQILLGTDNVLQWWFLVFVPLSFVMIAGRTMENYLQDYRNLRSGEPLIQAAAIGEG comes from the coding sequence ATGACAACACTCTTTAGCGAGATGTTTGCGATCATTGGGGCAATTTTGTCCAATGATGCGTGGGAAATGAGCAGTGCGATGGAATCAAACGGCATTTGGCTGTTGGGCGCATTCATCACAATTCTTGGAGGCGGGTTCTTCCTGCTGATCTATCATTATGTTCCGTGGGTAGAGCGGAATTTCGAAAGCACGATCATGGTCACAACGTACCTACTGATCGGCACGATTATCTTTGTCGAAGTGTTCCGCCGCTTTGTTCTGAACGTACAAGCGCCGTGGTCCACGACTTTGCCGCCGTTTATGTTCCTAATCATGACCTGGGCGGGCTGCGCATATAACGTTAAACTTCGCACCCATTTGGCGTTTGCGGAATTTCGCTCCAACATGCCGCGCCCGTTGCAATTTGCATGCCTGACGCTCGATTTCGTGCTTTGGATGGGCTTTGCTTGGGTGGTGATTGTGACGTCAACAATTGTTGCAACAAACTCTGCGTCGAATTTTCAAATCCTTCTGGGCACCGACAACGTGCTTCAGTGGTGGTTTCTGGTCTTTGTTCCCCTTAGTTTTGTTATGATTGCTGGCCGGACGATGGAAAATTACTTGCAGGACTATAGAAATCTTCGTTCAGGCGAGCCGCTTATTCAAGCCGCTGCCATTGGTGAAGGATAA
- a CDS encoding TRAP transporter large permease, translating to MTDGNWITLISIAVTVFFMLGVPVFLVIGYWVIGLSFVLGLPLTNIGAALGDVFTDGFALLAMPLFILTGDLINRSGIAKRLSDFAYSCLGWLRGGLAMATLGACGLFAAISGSNSATTATIGSMLHPEMVKGGYDERFSAATAAAGGTVGIIIPPSIIFIVYGFLMNLPISELFVAGIIPGALMVFGMMLAAFIICTRNGWGYLIKLEFGRVMKTALGAWLGFFAIGLVLWGIYTGKFSPTEAAGVTVGFCIIVGFLSLPIYKLMGSKSEDRHPSERSYGEMLVVQGFGPLELPSITMRSAQIAGILAPLIAVSVVMQQILSVLGAQQIIGDFVRGMGGYYAVLFTSMAIVFVCGMVLESLPVTIILAPILAPIAHSVGVEPVQFAVIFLVGASIGFITPPYGLNLYVASGVTGVPYFRLLRYTVPYLFALLTVWFIIALVPALSTILIPGTG from the coding sequence ATGACAGACGGAAATTGGATTACACTTATCTCTATCGCAGTAACGGTCTTCTTTATGCTGGGCGTGCCTGTGTTCTTGGTCATCGGTTACTGGGTGATCGGCCTCAGCTTTGTGCTGGGATTGCCCCTCACAAATATTGGCGCAGCTCTGGGGGACGTCTTCACCGATGGCTTTGCGCTCTTAGCGATGCCGCTCTTTATTCTGACCGGTGACTTGATCAACCGATCGGGGATTGCCAAACGGCTCTCGGACTTTGCCTATTCATGTTTAGGCTGGCTTCGTGGCGGTCTGGCGATGGCAACTTTGGGAGCCTGTGGCTTGTTCGCAGCGATCTCAGGATCAAACTCTGCGACAACAGCCACCATCGGTTCTATGCTGCATCCTGAAATGGTGAAAGGCGGATACGACGAGCGATTCTCTGCGGCGACTGCTGCGGCGGGTGGTACGGTCGGTATCATTATTCCACCATCGATCATCTTCATCGTCTACGGCTTCTTGATGAACCTGCCGATTTCCGAGCTCTTTGTGGCCGGTATCATCCCAGGTGCATTGATGGTCTTTGGCATGATGTTGGCAGCCTTTATCATCTGTACCCGCAACGGCTGGGGCTACCTGATCAAACTAGAGTTTGGTCGTGTGATGAAGACAGCTTTGGGTGCATGGCTCGGCTTCTTTGCCATTGGTCTTGTGCTTTGGGGCATCTACACCGGGAAGTTCTCACCAACCGAAGCGGCGGGTGTAACCGTTGGTTTCTGTATCATCGTCGGCTTCCTAAGCTTGCCGATATACAAGCTGATGGGGTCCAAAAGCGAAGATCGTCACCCAAGCGAACGCAGCTATGGTGAAATGCTGGTTGTTCAAGGCTTTGGCCCTCTGGAATTGCCTTCGATCACGATGCGTTCCGCGCAGATCGCCGGTATTCTTGCCCCGCTGATTGCCGTTTCCGTTGTGATGCAACAGATCCTGTCGGTTCTGGGCGCACAGCAAATCATCGGTGATTTTGTACGCGGCATGGGTGGCTACTACGCGGTTCTCTTTACTTCCATGGCGATTGTGTTTGTCTGTGGCATGGTTTTGGAAAGCCTTCCAGTCACCATCATTCTGGCTCCGATCTTGGCTCCGATCGCACATTCAGTTGGTGTTGAACCGGTCCAGTTCGCTGTAATCTTCTTGGTTGGTGCGTCGATTGGCTTTATCACGCCGCCCTATGGATTGAACTTGTACGTGGCCTCGGGTGTAACGGGCGTTCCCTATTTCAGACTATTGCGCTACACGGTGCCGTATCTGTTCGCCTTGTTGACCGTATGGTTCATCATCGCGCTGGTTCCTGCATTGTCCACCATCCTGATCCCAGGAACTGGGTAA
- the speA gene encoding biosynthetic arginine decarboxylase — MNNSRIASHDIYGIEKWGKDLVVVLGNGEIGLKNPLNPEAPAISLPEILRDLEDRGVHVPMLLRVSSYLENEIRHINECFAEAITRVGYDGAYRGVFPIKVNQQAQVIDRIVEFGKPYNYGLEAGSKPELVIALAHRLAKESLIVCNGIKDAEFITLAILSRKIGFNTVIVLESPKEADTVIQVVKELGVEPMLGVRVKLTNQISGKWEKSSGDRSAFGMKTDQLVTVIDKLRDAGLLHCLKLQHSHLGSQVPDVNDVRRAVSEACRFYTELTKEGVPLTHLDLGGGLGVDYTGEKSATESSINYTMREYCTNVVETVQYAMDAAGIDHPDLVTESGRAVVATSSMLIFNVLEATLYDAQTAPDAKGDDHHLISDLLAITDYISTDRLQECWNDASFYRNELRALFHRGYIDLRQMARAEQIYLHLMARIKQHAAFDNIAVSDEQMTHLADIYHCNFSLFQSLPDVWAIDQLHPMVPLQMLNQRPDRRAVLSDITCDSDGKVDRFILADGISHSLPVHTLPQDETYYMGVFFVGAYQETLGDLHNLFGDTNVVTIDLRADGGFDLLHEQEGDTISEVLSYVEFDPQACVAEFRKMVDEAISTGALKSKDRKTLMGAYRDSINGYTYYE; from the coding sequence TTGAACAATTCTCGTATTGCCTCTCATGACATCTATGGCATCGAAAAATGGGGCAAAGATCTTGTTGTCGTGCTCGGCAACGGGGAAATCGGGCTCAAAAATCCACTAAATCCAGAAGCGCCTGCCATCAGCTTGCCAGAAATTCTGCGCGATCTAGAAGACCGGGGCGTGCATGTGCCGATGCTGTTGCGGGTCTCATCTTATCTGGAAAATGAAATCCGCCACATCAACGAATGTTTCGCCGAGGCGATCACCCGCGTTGGCTACGATGGTGCCTATCGCGGCGTTTTTCCGATCAAGGTCAATCAACAGGCGCAGGTTATCGACCGGATCGTCGAATTTGGAAAACCCTATAATTATGGCCTCGAAGCGGGTTCCAAGCCAGAGCTGGTGATCGCGCTCGCGCATCGCTTGGCCAAGGAATCCTTGATTGTCTGCAATGGCATTAAAGATGCAGAATTTATCACCTTGGCGATCCTGTCGCGTAAGATCGGCTTTAACACTGTGATTGTGCTGGAAAGCCCAAAAGAAGCCGACACCGTGATTCAAGTGGTCAAAGAGCTGGGCGTTGAACCCATGTTGGGCGTGCGCGTCAAACTGACAAATCAGATTTCCGGCAAGTGGGAAAAAAGCTCTGGTGACCGTTCAGCTTTCGGCATGAAAACCGATCAACTGGTCACTGTGATCGACAAATTACGCGACGCTGGCCTGCTGCATTGCCTTAAACTGCAACACAGCCACCTTGGCAGCCAGGTGCCAGATGTGAATGACGTGCGCCGCGCTGTGTCCGAAGCCTGCCGGTTTTATACTGAACTGACCAAAGAGGGCGTGCCACTCACCCACCTTGATTTGGGGGGCGGACTGGGTGTCGATTACACCGGCGAGAAAAGCGCCACGGAAAGCTCGATCAACTACACGATGCGAGAATACTGCACCAATGTGGTTGAAACGGTGCAATACGCGATGGATGCCGCTGGCATCGATCATCCCGATTTGGTGACTGAGAGTGGTCGCGCCGTTGTGGCAACGTCATCCATGTTAATTTTCAACGTGCTCGAAGCCACGCTCTATGATGCGCAGACGGCCCCGGATGCCAAGGGGGACGATCACCACCTGATCAGTGACTTGCTGGCGATCACCGATTACATTTCAACCGACCGTCTACAAGAATGCTGGAATGACGCCAGTTTTTACCGCAATGAATTGCGCGCGCTGTTTCATCGCGGCTATATCGACCTGCGCCAAATGGCCCGCGCCGAACAGATCTATCTGCACCTGATGGCACGCATCAAACAGCATGCGGCCTTTGACAACATTGCGGTTTCTGACGAACAGATGACACATCTGGCCGATATTTATCACTGCAATTTCTCGCTGTTTCAGTCACTGCCTGATGTCTGGGCCATTGACCAGCTGCACCCCATGGTGCCGCTGCAAATGCTCAACCAACGCCCCGATCGACGGGCCGTTCTATCTGACATCACCTGCGACAGCGACGGCAAGGTCGACCGTTTTATTCTGGCGGATGGGATCAGCCACAGCCTGCCGGTGCACACATTGCCGCAAGACGAAACCTATTACATGGGTGTGTTTTTTGTCGGAGCCTATCAGGAAACACTGGGCGATTTGCATAATCTCTTTGGCGACACCAACGTGGTCACAATTGATTTGCGGGCGGACGGCGGCTTTGATCTCTTGCACGAGCAAGAAGGCGATACGATCTCAGAAGTGCTGTCATACGTCGAATTTGACCCACAGGCCTGTGTCGCTGAATTCCGCAAAATGGTCGACGAGGCCATATCAACCGGTGCATTAAAGTCTAAAGATCGCAAAACACTGATGGGCGCCTATCGCGATTCCATCAACGGCTACACCTATTACGAATAA